The window TAATAAACGTTCCCAACTAAAAGCTTGGGGTGCATTTTTTCTTCAACTAACGCCGCAGTTGAAGAAGTAGTATGATAAGATTTAGTTAGAAAAGGGGCGGAGAGATTATATGAAATATACTTGTCCTTGTTGTGGATATAAAACATTACCTGAAGAGCCATCAGATACTTTTTATATATGTAAGATGTGTGGTTGGGAGGATGATGGAGTTCAATTTCATAATCCAGATTTTGAAGGTGGAGCAAATAAGGTTTCGTTAAAGCAAGCACAAAAGAATTTTATTAAATTTGGAGCATCAGAAGAACGCTTTGTTAAAAATGGAAGAAAATTAAATGAAGAATATATAAAAGATCCTAATTGGAAGCAGTTATTATAGAGGAGAGTTATTCAGCTAATAGGGGCTTTAATGAAACAAGGATTTATAACGTATACATAACTAAACCTAATAACGTTCCCAAACGCACGTTTTGGGACGAATTAAAACGCTTAAAACGTTGTCATACCAATGTATTAAGTGTTTTTCTGTATTTCATTCATATACACCTTTTTATGCATTATCGTTTAAACTTAGATACAACAAAGCTTTCAATGCTGTTCAAAAGAAAATGCACTGGATCATATTTTGAATAAAATCTTGCATATACAGAAGATTCCTTAACGTTATAAATCAACTTGCCCCTATAACATAGCCTTTTTCTTTATTGAACTAACGGGGCAGGTTAGTCGAATAAGCGTAGTGTCGAACTGTGGATCAACGATTGTGCTAAATCAATCCATATTCCTTTTGAATGCAGAACGGGGTAAACTTACATAAGTACGGAATTATTTGATTGAATGGAGTTACTACCGAATGAAAAAAATATTACTTCGATGGTTTATTGTTCTGTCAGCATTGTATACTTTAGGACATTTGCTATTTGGTTTTGATGAAACACGGTTGTTGAGAGTTATTACGAGTACAATTGGTGCGGCTTTCTGTGGCAGTGTTCTTCTCTATATGAATATAAAAGAACGAGAAGAAGAGATTTCTTAATTAACAGTTTGGTTCAACTGTTGCTTATGCAGCTCTTTTTTCTTATTGAACTAACGCAGCAGTTTAGTGCAACAAGGAGTACCTTCAAAATTATGGGGATTTCCAACGCTAAGTTAAGAAATATGACCAAACGATGCTTTGGAACTTTTATCCAGTAAAATTTAACGTTATAATCACTTGTATAAAATATAAAACAATTGGAGGGCTGTATGGAGAAAACAAGTTTATATGCATACATTAGTTTTACTGGTAAGGATGATGTTGACGATTTTCCTGTAGAAGTAGTAACAGAGATGTTAGGTGTACAGCCAACAACAATTTTGCGAATGGGTGAAAGAATAAATGATGTGCATACGCGTTCATTTACATCGTGGAAATACGAATCTGAAACAGTAGAAACACTTGATGTAGATGATGTTTTACTTCCCATTTTAAATGCTTTCCAGTACAAAACAGATACAATTAACCGAATAAAGGAAGAATTGAATTTGAATGTACGAATTGAATTAGTGATAACAATGATAAATGGCTATACGCCTGGTTTGACAATCTCCCCTGAATTTAGTAGATTTGCATCTGCCATCAATGCATCCATTGGTATTGATATGTATGTATATCCTTTTAGTGAACCTGAAGAATAACAACTCATACTTTATGAATACGATATAAATTTCAAATCTCAATAACGTTCCCAAATGCAAATTAGGTAACAAAATCTCGTTTTGGTAGCTTTTTTCTTCAACTAACGAAGCAGGTTAGTTGAAGAAGAATTTGGAAACAAAAGGGTTTTTAATGTCTTTATTGAACTAATATAGATGATTTATAAAAAAGGGGGAGAGTATTTTGGGTTCAAGAATAATGCACTCGATTATTGGGGAAAAAATTGCGGAGGGTTTATCAATGGAAGACAAAACATCATTTTTGCTTGGAAGCATTGCTCCAGATGCTGTTTTTTCACACGAAGAAAAAAACTTTTCACATTTCATTATAGGTGAAGTGCAAGATTATTCAAGAAGCGTTGATTATAAAGGGTTTTTACATAAATACAATTCGCAAGTAGAAAATCCTTATATATTGGGGTACTTTGCACATTTAATTGCTGATGATATTTGGTTAAGAGGTTTTAATCTTTCTTGGTTAAGAAACAGAATGGATGCTGATGAAGGATTATATAAGTTATACCATAATGATTTCCGATTGCTAAATGGAAAGTTACTAGAACACTATGGTTTTACAGATAAATTGAGAAAAACATTTAGTCATTATCCTGCAATTTTAGATTTGGATGAGGTTTCTTCCAAAGATGTTGAGAAATTTGCTTCTTATGTGTTAGAGGATATAGATTACGACAAGGAAGTTCTAAATGAAAAACTTAATGTTTTTACTTTTAATCAAATAATTGGCTATATAGAGACATCAGTTGAACTTGGGATAAAGAATATCAAACCAATTATTACAAAATAAATCTTCAACTAAAGGGTGCTATACGTCAAGAAGGAGTAAAGCATTTTTTCTTATTGAACTAACGCAGCAGGATAGTTTAATAACTTTATTTGGCTATTATGTTAAAATTATGGTTATTAGAAAGTTGAAGACTGTAAATGAGCAGGATAATTTAGAAAGATTTAAAAAGTGTATTAATAAATAAGGTTTAGTCAGATTTATATATTAGCTATCAAATCAAAAAATATAAGGAAGGTAAATCAAAATGAGAGTATGTTGTTTTAAAATAAATTTATCATTAGAAGAAGCTAAAAACCGTTATTGTGATTGGATGAATGAAGGTATTGAATTTGAATTAGGCGAATATGAGAAATATATAGATAAATCAATACAAATTGCTGAAATGGAAGATGGATGGACATATTTTGTGGACGTTAAAGGAGAAGCATTCTTTGGTTTATCAAATGAATCTTGGATGAAATTTGTAAGGGATAGTTCTGTAATCTATGCTTACTACGATGATGACTTCAATGCAGAGCTTATTGTAATAAAAAATGGTACGCTAATACGAGAATTTTCACTTTATGAAGATGAACCAGTTGCTAATGTGGATTTTGGAGCATTTGAATATGAAGTAAGTTCACCAATAGAAGATTGGAATGATGTAGCAAATTTTCTTGAAAAGGAGCTATTATTTAATATTTAATCAATAATTTGATTCATTATATTGGAAGAAGATGGGGTCGAGTGAGGCTTAATGAGCTAACGGAGGGCGTTAATTAAAGATCATTGAGTTACTTAGGCAGCTCTTTCTTATTGAACTAACGGAGCAGCATTCTTGTAATGAATGAAAAAAGATTTAGAAATAGCTTTTAAAGAATGAAAAAGCAAGTAAGTTTGTGAAATGTTACACTTAAACTAACGGAGGCTTTACTTGAAGATCATTGAGTTGCATATGCAGCTCTTTTTTTATTATTGAACTAACGGGGCAGCATTCCTGTTTGAAGGATGTTCGAGGTCTTGAAAGAAAAGGAGCCCTCTAGTATGATGCATGAGTGTCAACGACCATTGACCCATCATCAAACAAGGAGGACTCCTTTATGCATTCTAAATGGAATAACAAAATTAATCAAGTTACTGAAAATACACTGGTTGTCGGCATGGATATTGCTAAGCGTATTCATTACGCATGTTTTGTCGATGAACGCGGGCGAGTAATAGAAAAAGCTTTTGCGGTACATCAATCGAAAGAAGGCTTCGAAAATTTGTATGAAAAGATCCGTCAAATGATGAAGGAAGCTAAGAAAACTGAAGTAATAATAGGGATTGAGCCTACAGGCCACTACTGGATGAACTTAGCCTATTTCTTAGATCAATACGGAATCCCACTTGTCATGGTGAATCCAATGCACGTCAAACGTTCGAAAGAACTTGATGATAATTTGCCGACTAAGAATGATAAAAAAGATGCATTAGTCATCGCACGGTTATTGAAAGATGGACGCTTTAGCTATCCACGAATATTAAAAGAAGTAGAAGCTGAACTACGGATTGGTTCTACTCTTAGATTAAAGTTAACGGAAGATCTAGCAAGTATTAAAAATCGAATCATTCGTTGGCTCGATCGATATTTTCCTGAATTCAATCAAGTCTTTCCTACTTTCGGAAAAATGGCACTTACTGCATTAGAAAGAACACCAATGCCACAGGACATTCAAGGGAAAACCGCGGAAGAACTTGTATTTTTCTACCGTCAGGTAGGGGGTATGAGAGCTCCACAACTACCAAAAGCTAAGCTACTCATTGAAAAGGCTTCAAACTCTATAGGACTGACAGAAGGACAAAAGATGGCCAAACATGAAATCGCCACACTCCTACGTCAGTTTCGCTTATTAGAAACTGAAATCGAAGCAGTGAATGACCAATTAACTGAATTGGCAAAGACAACGATGGAATATGACCTACTCGCGTCAGTACCAGGTTTAGGAGATGCGACAATTGTTGATCTACTTTCCGAAGTAGGGAGTTTTTCACTTTACGAAAATCCACGCCAACTCATTAAACTAGCGGGACTAACATTACGTGAAAACTCTTCTGGTCAACATAAGGGTCAAAAACATATATCAAAACGTGGACGTAAGAGACTTAGACATATCCTTTTCAAAGTGATTGTTCCTTTGATTCGGCATAACCTAGCATTCAAACAACTTCACGAATACTACACAACAAGGAATCAGAATCCCTTACGGGGTAAGCAATCGATGGTAGTTCTCTGTGGTAAATTTCTGAAAATATTACATGGTATTTGTAAAAAGAAAGTGTATTTTAACGAGCAACTTATGATGAAAGATCTCTACTCTCTCGGAGAGGCAGCGTAAGCATTTCGATCAAAGAGCTATAGCAAAAAGGATGATACGGAGAAGCCGGCAATATCACTAAACTTAGACTATGAGTCCCCGGGGCAGCTTAGCAGGCCTCTGCCTTATGAATAGACCGAACGAAGGAATGTAAGCGCGTTGACGCTAAGAGACATGGGAGGGTACGTCGTCATAAGCATCGCAGAGATCCATTGTGCATCAAAATAATGGATAAAAAAGCTAATGATTTCCATTAGTTTTAGCGAAGCGTACGCTTTACTGGGTAATATAATCTATAAATTCAAGACTCTGTTTATCAGAGGGGAGAAAAATATTTTTCTTAAATCACGAAGTGATGGAAACCGTTGATATCTCAATGTTTATAGAGGGAGGTTAGTTCAATAAGCATTATAGAAATAATAATCGGCACCTATTTGTTCGAATCCTCTTTAGTAAGTGAATATTAATCAAATAATAATACAATAGAACATTGAAATAAATCCCGAATAGTGTAATATTACACTATAAAGGTAATATGTCGGTCGTTATTCCTTAGTCTGATTCAGAAACATTATCGCAATATATAATTAAACGGAGGGATATTATGAGATATATTGAATCAATAGACCCTTTTCTGATGCAGTTGTTCATTGTTCCCTTAATAGTTATTGGATTAGGTGTTATAGCATCGGCTCTTGTTAAAAAGGTATTTATTGCACCTTTAATAACATTGTTTCTGAATGGACTATATGAAATTTGGTATATGAAATACTATTATCCTGAATTAGAAATTAACTTCACGTCTTGGAATATTATTTCCCCTCTAATTTCATTAGTAGTTGCTTTAATGGTAGTACCGTTTCTAAAACAAAAATACAAACAAAATTAGACTACATAATTAAAGGAGTCTCTTTTTATGAGGCGTTTCCTCAAAATGATGTTATTCAACAAACGAGGGCTTTAGCAAAACAAGGCTGCCTTTGGGTAGCTTTTTCTTCTTGAACTAAAGGAGCAGGATACTTCAATAGTTTTGTTATGGTGCAGTGATAAAAAAGAAGGAGTGTTATAGGTTTGTTAACCAAAAAAAATGTTTTAATCATAATTATAGGTAGTATTATTATAGGGATCTTCTCATTTCCCTTTATTACTATATATCTTCTTAATAATGGAAATCCTTATCATAATTATCTAGTTAATAAGCATATTCCAGCTCATTTGGAGCATTTGGGGTACACGAATGAAGTTATAATAGAGCAACATATAATAGCGCCAAAGTCCAGTGCCAATCACAGTGTCTATCATCAACGCTATATGGTGATTTTTAAGGATGAACCACAATTGAAATATTTATATGGTTTAACAAAAAAGGAGAAAAACGTTGTGCAATTCTGTGAGAAAATTAACGTGATGGATAGAAATGGCACTCGTTCTGAAGAAATGACAATCGAGAAAACCAATCATAGTGAAAGTGAATGTCTGGGATATTACGACAATAGAAATTAAATTTTCATTCAACTAACGGGGCAGTTTAGTTGAAGATGATATTTTAAGTTTAGTGGGAATAAACATAAAAAGACGGGGGTGCGTTGATGTTCAAAAGAAGATTAATTTTAATCTTCGCAGTAATTTTATCGTTAGTAATTGCGGGCTGTAATGACGAAGAGTCAATTGAGAAAAAAGAAGAAGTTATTCAACACAATTGGAATGAAAGTCCACTTTTTGAATCGGACGGTTACACAATGATTGGTGAAGAAGGACGCTTAGGTTTTATCTACGATGATGCCGAAGTTGTTAGATTTTACCCTGATAAAGTCCAAAAGTACATGTGGCATTTTTGGGGAAATGAAGATGAGTTGATTGGTGACTTTGAAGTTTTAGGAACTCATGAAAATAGTAATGAGAAAATAATAATTGTACCAAAAGGGGGAAATTCTTTTCTTAGCCCTAATAATGGTGCAGATACTCACTATCCAACAAATATGATGCTCCCTAAAAGTGGAATGTGGAAGTTAGATGCTTATATTGGAGATAGACTATTTGGAAGTGTTTATGTAAAAGTTCATGAGAAATAATGGATTGTTGAACTAACGGGGGCTTTACTTGAAGTTCATTGAGTTGCATATGCAGTTCTTTTTTTATTATTGAACTAAAGGGGCAGATTAGTTGAAGAGCGTTGTTTAACTTTTGTACAACAATCGGGCCATTTTCTGGAATAAAGCGATTGCTCAAATCCAGAATTTTGAAATAATTATTAGTAAGTTAAATGGCAGGATTTTAGAATATGACCGAAACATATTGTATATAAAAAAATTAACATTAGTTTCTTAATTCTTTTTATTGGGAGGAAGAGTAGGATGGAAATAAAATGGATAGGTGTTAGTGTCCTCACCGGATTCTTTCTACTGGAGCTTGGTGCAATGGTTGCGTTCAGTTACTGGGGTTATCATATCAAGACAGGGGCAGCGGTCAAAATTATACTTGCGGTTGCCACGCCACTAGTCATAGCCACTCTATGGGGTATGTTTCTCTCCCCGAAGGCGTCGCTTCCCATCTTCTCCTTCCCCATACGAACTACGCTTAAGCTGGTTGTGTTCATTGTTGCTTCCGCAGCTTTGTACGCAAGTGGGCAAAGCGCGTTCGCAGTTACTTTTCTGACGGTGTCCCTTCTTATCGTGGCAGCAGTCTTCATCTTGAAGCTTCATAAAGTAAATATGTGAAGTGGATTAGCCTAAAACCGAACTTCAATAATCGGGCGCGATTGTTGAATAAGCGTCTCTGTTCTTACTCAACTAACGGGGGCTCCAGTAGTTTGACCTAATGCACGTAAGTATCGTGCTTAAAAGGTCACTTGCAATTAGGCATAGTTAGAAGTAGGGAATATAAAATGTAGCTTTGTAATAAAGATTGATTATTTATAATAAAGAACGATTATTTATAATAAAGTAAATCATCTTTTCTCTGTAGATTTCTTAGAGGTTAGATGATTTTTTATTGGATATTTATGTTAATGTAATTGTAAATATTGTGAAGAAATGTACTTAAACTAACGGGTCAGGTTAGTTTAAGTAGAGGGATTTTAAGATGGATAACGAATTAGTTAAAATAAAGGTGTTCAACTAAAAGGCAGTATAGAGATTTTTCAGGAAAAGAGGAATTAATATGAAGGATGAACAGCAAAACAAAATAGAAGAATTAGAGGGGAAAATTTATTCTTTAGAACGAAGTTTAAAACGCCTTTCTATATTGGTAGAACCTAATTTAAAATACCCATACTGGCATAAACTTCTTTGTCTAGGTATTTTTGAAGAAGATAAAAAGAAACTTGAATATATTATGTTCCATCTAACAGCCCGTTTACACCAAGAACCAAATTCTTTTAGGATAGATACAGAATACCCATCTGAGTTGTTTGAAAATGGTTTACCGACTTTAAATCAAACAATGACTATAATTTCATCTACTATAAATATAGAGTATGAAGAAATTATTCAAGAAATCCTCTTATGTATGTATCGACAAGGTATGTTCAAAAATCTAATTAGTTTTCTATTTCCAGAAGAAGTAAAGAAAATAGATGAAGGTGAATTGTGATACTTTTCACTTAAACTAACGGGGGCTTTAGTTAAACAAGACCATCATTTCGATGGTCTATTTTTATGTCTAAAACATCAAGTAGGCTTCGGTGATCCATTGTGAAATGTACTTTAACTAACGGAGCAGTTTAGTTGAACAAGGGTATTGGTTTTTATGTTGTAATATAGAGGGCGTGAGCTGTTGCTACTAAAGGCTTTAGTTGAAAAAGATAGTCAAACCAGTAGCAACAATCTTTGAGACAACTGCCTAAAGAAAAGACAACTTACATAACTGTTTATCAATGGAATAAAAATGAAGAAGGTAAAGAAGTCCTATTTGACGGAATGTATTAATAGTTTCAGGGTTCGGATCATCTTCGTTCAATATGAGATCATTTTTGGTAGTAAAATCAATGTTAGAGGAACTTTTTTAATTAAACTGTTTCTAAACCAATATAAATACTTGCAACATCCACTTTAGTACTATATAGTACTACTCATGACAAAGGTAAAATTATTGAATCAAAAACGTGTGATTGAAGTAGCTGCAACATTATTTTTAGAAAAAGGGTTTGCTTATACAAGTATGGATGAATTAGTGCGTGTAAGCAAAGTTTCAAAGTCTAATGTGTATTATCACTTTTCTAATAAGGAAGAATTATTAGAAGGGGTCGTTGATTATTGGATTGAAATGTATCAATCTGCAATTGATGACGTACTTTCTCAGAACCAATTTTTAGTTGAAGATCGTATTCAACTGTTTTTAAAGCAATTATCGCAAGGAGTTCAGTCGAGAGAATATAAGGGGAGCTGTCCATTTATTACGCTTTATATTCAAAGCCCTGCAAATGCCACAATAGTAAAAGAAAAGATAGGTCTTTTTTTTACAGGATTACAAACGAAAGTTTCTCTATTACTTAAACAAGGGGTAGAGAATGGGGAATTCAGAAATGCGATTAATATTGATGAGGTTGCATCACTTTTTATTACAAATCTTGAAGGAGCGCTATTTATTTCAGAAACAATGAAGGATGCAACTGTAATCACGAAAACTGCAGATCATTTTTTTAACTTGCTTCGATAAAAGAAGCATTTTTTTCACATCAAATTAGTACTGAATAGTACTAAAAGGGGATTTTATATGAGAACAGTATTTTTAACTGGTGGAACAGGCTTTATTGGAAAGCAATTAGTGAAAGAATTAGCCAAAGAGGATGTTAAAATACTCCTTTTAGTGAGGTCGAAAAGTAAAGCAACACGCATTTATCAAGAAAGAGGTATCTTAAAAGAGGCAGTTATGCACTTTATTGAAGGTGATTTGACGAAAATAGACTTAGGTCTAAGTGCTGAAGATAAGGAGAGGGTATTGAAAACGGATGTGATTATTCACGCAGGAGGCCCCATGGATATTCAAGCGACAAGCAAAGAGGCAGCTTCCGTATTTTTGAATGGTGCCCAACATATTAGTGAATTCGCTAAAAATATTCATCAATTGAAGGGATTGCAACAATTTATTCATGTTGTAGGTTATATGAGTCCCTTTGATGATAAAAATAGCAAGATTGCGATTGATGTGTATAAAGAAGGAAACCATTATTTGAAAATAAAAAATCCATATGAGAGAACAAAATTTTTAGCAGATCTTTATATCCGTCAGCAGGCATCTGCTGTAGGTTATCCACTTTCTGTAATTAATCCACCAACAGTAGTTGGTAGTAGTCAAACAGGGAGTACAGAGCAGATAGCAGGCTTAGGCTTGCTTGTGATGAGTATGCGCAGAGGGCTCATGCGAGTGATTCCTGGAGGTAAGGGATATAGTTTACCACTTATTTCAAATGATGAGCTTGCGAAGTTTATTGTCCAGGTTTTCAGATTGGGGCAACCGACTATTCAAACATATACACTTGTTGAAGACAAACAGCATGATCAGAACATTTCTGAATTATTAAGTGTTATGTCGGAAAGTATGAATATAAAGGCACCTAAAATCTCTGTCCCAATGCCACTTATGAAAACAATTATGAATAGTGGAGTAAGTAAAATAACACAAATTCCTTCTGATGGACTGAATTTTATTACAAACCGAACATTTTCAAATGGTTCAGCGAAAAAAATTATGGGAGAAGATTGGTTTAAGAAGACGAGTGTAATGAAATTTTTCCCTGCCGTAGTAGCTGATCTGGATTATCGAATGATGTATCCAAATGGCCAGCATAATCATTTATTTAAACGAACATTATGCGATAACACTACCATTTACCAATTACAAGGAGAGGGTAAACCGTTTATTTTATTACATGGTTTATTGAGTGATGGAGAGGATTTATTTCCTTTAGGACAAGAGCTTCATGAAAAAACGGGTCAACCTGTATGGATCTTGGATCTTCCAGGTTTGGGACGTTCTCCTTTTAAACGAGAGAAAAATCTTCTAGATATCTATTTGAATGTAGTGAAAAAGTTGTTGGAGAAAGCTACTAATGGTGCACATCTAATTGGCCATTCATTTGGTGCGTTTATTCTTTTGGAAGCATTAGTACAAAAGTACATAGATAAGAAGTATACAATTACTTTACTTCAGCCACCTGTTGCTAAAAGAAATGCTAAAGTACTTAATGTTCCTCAATTTATGAACAAATGGACATTGAAATTGGCAACTATTAATTTGATAGAGCGTTATGTATTAAGTAATGGTTTGTTTGAAAGTACGGAGAGCATCCCTGAACATTATATTAAAAAAATAAGTAACAGTTTTACTTCTCCTAGAATTTTAAATACTACGGTTCAGCTTAACAGTTTACTATTGAAAAACTATCAAAGTGATTTCAATGAAGTAACAAAGTATAATCTTCACATTATTTGGGGGGATTATGACAGAGGCTATTCTGCTCCTTCGAATCTTGGTATGGTTGATTTTGTTCCATATGGTCATCATTTTCCTCTTAGCCATCCGAGTGAAACGGCTAATTTCATAATAAAAAATAGTAGTACTAGCAGATGAGTGTGTGGGATAAATAAAAATTGCGTAGTAAAATCGTTGTGTCTTTGAAATATACTGTAGACAAATTCAAATAGTATCGAGCTTGTCTAAAATCTAAGTTGTTCGATTTTAAACGAACAACTTAGATTTTTTAATTCTACCAAATTAATGATCTCATAATATCATCTGATGCAACTAATAGAAACACCAATACACTAGTAATTATTGCATATTTTTTAGCTTTTGGAGCTGTATTGTTGAATGTAACAATAATTGTCTGTAAGCCAAAAAATACAACTAGTGACCATAAAAGCGGTTCAAAGACTCCAATAAAAAAACCTTCTTTCATAAGTATCTTGTTTATTAAACATTACAACATTCTAATGAATGGGCTGCTTATGATTAAAATGTCCTTTAAATTACGCTTTGGAAACTTTACTATCTAACGTTATAAATTAAATTTGATCTACGGTCTTTCTTGCTAAGTAATCTATGATTTCATTGTTTTTTATATTTAAAGTTTTCGGAAATTCATTTCGTATTGAATCTAAACCAAATAAATAAAGCTTTTCTTTATCTTGATAATGATTATATTGAACCTTTATTTCGTTAGGTGTTAGCTTTTTTATTATTTCCTCATAGAATTGAGATTCTATTATTTTGTCTTCGGAACTCAAATGAATAGTTCCACGTACTTCATTTTTTAAGACGAAGTGCAATTGCTGGGCTAAATGGACATCTGTTAAGAATGAGCATTCTAAATTACAATAAGCTTGTATAGGTTCATTTGTTTCTAAGTTTTTTAGAAGTGTATTAAATCTTGGAGAATTCTTTCCCCAAATACCTGGGATTCTAATGATTATTGCACGTTCCTTTAACAAATCTTGAAGCATTATTTCACAATTAATCTTATATTGTCCGTATTCAGATTTTGAATTAGGTTCATCTGTTTCACTATGATGTCTTGATAAGTCCCCATCGAATACATTTGTCGTAGACAAAAAGTAAAGTAAACTACTTTTGTTTTTTAATTCGACAGCTAAAAGTCTATGAAACTCCAATAATTGTTCAAAATCACCGTGTAGGCACGAAATGATAATATCAGGTTCAACAGTATTTAGTATTGTTTTCAGTACTTCACCATCTTGAATATTCATTTGAAACTGTTTGTTATCAGGAAGGTTTGTAGCAGATGTAAAATATGTTCCA is drawn from Solibacillus sp. R5-41 and contains these coding sequences:
- a CDS encoding CPCC family cysteine-rich protein encodes the protein MKYTCPCCGYKTLPEEPSDTFYICKMCGWEDDGVQFHNPDFEGGANKVSLKQAQKNFIKFGASEERFVKNGRKLNEEYIKDPNWKQLL
- a CDS encoding sugar nucleotide-binding protein gives rise to the protein MKKLLIVGASGLVGKALAKKCENDFDVYGTYFTSATNLPDNKQFQMNIQDGEVLKTILNTVEPDIIISCLHGDFEQLLEFHRLLAVELKNKSSLLYFLSTTNVFDGDLSRHHSETDEPNSKSEYGQYKINCEIMLQDLLKERAIIIRIPGIWGKNSPRFNTLLKNLETNEPIQAYCNLECSFLTDVHLAQQLHFVLKNEVRGTIHLSSEDKIIESQFYEEIIKKLTPNEIKVQYNHYQDKEKLYLFGLDSIRNEFPKTLNIKNNEIIDYLARKTVDQI
- a CDS encoding alpha/beta fold hydrolase, encoding MRTVFLTGGTGFIGKQLVKELAKEDVKILLLVRSKSKATRIYQERGILKEAVMHFIEGDLTKIDLGLSAEDKERVLKTDVIIHAGGPMDIQATSKEAASVFLNGAQHISEFAKNIHQLKGLQQFIHVVGYMSPFDDKNSKIAIDVYKEGNHYLKIKNPYERTKFLADLYIRQQASAVGYPLSVINPPTVVGSSQTGSTEQIAGLGLLVMSMRRGLMRVIPGGKGYSLPLISNDELAKFIVQVFRLGQPTIQTYTLVEDKQHDQNISELLSVMSESMNIKAPKISVPMPLMKTIMNSGVSKITQIPSDGLNFITNRTFSNGSAKKIMGEDWFKKTSVMKFFPAVVADLDYRMMYPNGQHNHLFKRTLCDNTTIYQLQGEGKPFILLHGLLSDGEDLFPLGQELHEKTGQPVWILDLPGLGRSPFKREKNLLDIYLNVVKKLLEKATNGAHLIGHSFGAFILLEALVQKYIDKKYTITLLQPPVAKRNAKVLNVPQFMNKWTLKLATINLIERYVLSNGLFESTESIPEHYIKKISNSFTSPRILNTTVQLNSLLLKNYQSDFNEVTKYNLHIIWGDYDRGYSAPSNLGMVDFVPYGHHFPLSHPSETANFIIKNSSTSR
- a CDS encoding DUF2651 family protein is translated as MRYIESIDPFLMQLFIVPLIVIGLGVIASALVKKVFIAPLITLFLNGLYEIWYMKYYYPELEINFTSWNIISPLISLVVALMVVPFLKQKYKQN
- a CDS encoding YrdB family protein, yielding MEIKWIGVSVLTGFFLLELGAMVAFSYWGYHIKTGAAVKIILAVATPLVIATLWGMFLSPKASLPIFSFPIRTTLKLVVFIVASAALYASGQSAFAVTFLTVSLLIVAAVFILKLHKVNM
- a CDS encoding IS110 family transposase, with translation MHSKWNNKINQVTENTLVVGMDIAKRIHYACFVDERGRVIEKAFAVHQSKEGFENLYEKIRQMMKEAKKTEVIIGIEPTGHYWMNLAYFLDQYGIPLVMVNPMHVKRSKELDDNLPTKNDKKDALVIARLLKDGRFSYPRILKEVEAELRIGSTLRLKLTEDLASIKNRIIRWLDRYFPEFNQVFPTFGKMALTALERTPMPQDIQGKTAEELVFFYRQVGGMRAPQLPKAKLLIEKASNSIGLTEGQKMAKHEIATLLRQFRLLETEIEAVNDQLTELAKTTMEYDLLASVPGLGDATIVDLLSEVGSFSLYENPRQLIKLAGLTLRENSSGQHKGQKHISKRGRKRLRHILFKVIVPLIRHNLAFKQLHEYYTTRNQNPLRGKQSMVVLCGKFLKILHGICKKKVYFNEQLMMKDLYSLGEAA
- a CDS encoding DUF4279 domain-containing protein encodes the protein MEKTSLYAYISFTGKDDVDDFPVEVVTEMLGVQPTTILRMGERINDVHTRSFTSWKYESETVETLDVDDVLLPILNAFQYKTDTINRIKEELNLNVRIELVITMINGYTPGLTISPEFSRFASAINASIGIDMYVYPFSEPEE
- a CDS encoding DUF3139 domain-containing protein — protein: MLTKKNVLIIIIGSIIIGIFSFPFITIYLLNNGNPYHNYLVNKHIPAHLEHLGYTNEVIIEQHIIAPKSSANHSVYHQRYMVIFKDEPQLKYLYGLTKKEKNVVQFCEKINVMDRNGTRSEEMTIEKTNHSESECLGYYDNRN
- a CDS encoding zinc dependent phospholipase C family protein — its product is MGSRIMHSIIGEKIAEGLSMEDKTSFLLGSIAPDAVFSHEEKNFSHFIIGEVQDYSRSVDYKGFLHKYNSQVENPYILGYFAHLIADDIWLRGFNLSWLRNRMDADEGLYKLYHNDFRLLNGKLLEHYGFTDKLRKTFSHYPAILDLDEVSSKDVEKFASYVLEDIDYDKEVLNEKLNVFTFNQIIGYIETSVELGIKNIKPIITK
- a CDS encoding TetR/AcrR family transcriptional regulator — encoded protein: MTKVKLLNQKRVIEVAATLFLEKGFAYTSMDELVRVSKVSKSNVYYHFSNKEELLEGVVDYWIEMYQSAIDDVLSQNQFLVEDRIQLFLKQLSQGVQSREYKGSCPFITLYIQSPANATIVKEKIGLFFTGLQTKVSLLLKQGVENGEFRNAINIDEVASLFITNLEGALFISETMKDATVITKTADHFFNLLR